Proteins found in one Scomber scombrus chromosome 15, fScoSco1.1, whole genome shotgun sequence genomic segment:
- the nkx6.1 gene encoding homeobox protein Nkx-6.1: MLAVGPMDGSRQSAFLLSPPPLAALHSMTEMKTPLYPAYPLCSTGPTSSTSPATTSPNPGGMAVSSPGIKSSAGLSSGLGSPHLCSSATPHGINDILNRPIPTCTGGTGAVAAAGAASSSSAAGLLAGLPRFSSLSPPPPHGLYFSPGAVAVARYPKPLADLPGRTPIFWPGVMQSPHWRDARFACSAHQNSVLLDKDGKRKHTRPTFSGQQIFALEKTFEQTKYLAGPERARLAYSLGMTESQVKVWFQNRRTKWRKKHAAEMATAKKKQDSETERLKGNSEQEEEDDDYNKPLDPNSDDEKITQLLKKHKPLLHTSENDSS, translated from the exons ATGTTAGCCGTGGGTCCCATGGACGGGTCCCGCCAGAGCGCCTTCCTCCTCAGCCCCCCCCCACTAGCAGCTCTGCACAGTATGACCGAGATGAAGACTCCTCTGTACCCGGCCTACCCGCTCTGCTCCACCGGGCcgacctcctccacctccccgGCCACCACGTCTCCTAACCCGGGCGGGATGGCCGTCTCCTCCCCGGGGATCAAGTCCTCTGCGGGGCTTTCCTCCGGTCTCGGTTCCCCGCATCTCTGCTCCTCCGCGACCCCGCACGGAATAAACGACATCCTGAACCGGCCGATCCCGACTTGCACCGGAGGCACCGGAGCCGTAGCAGCAGCCGGAGCCGCCTCCTCTTCTTCCGCTGCGGGGCTTCTTGCGGGTTTGCCCCGGTTCAGCAGCCTCAGCCCGCCGCCGCCTCACGGACTGTACTTCAGCCCCGGGGCCGTGGCCGTGGCCCGGTACCCGAAGCCTCTGGCGGATCTACCGGGCAGGACACCGATCTTCTGGCCGGGAGTCATGCAGAGCCCGCACTGGAGGGACGCCAGATTTGCGTGTTCAGCCC ATCAGAACTCGGTGCTGTTGGATAAAGACGGGAAACGGAAGCACACGCGACCCACGTTTTCAGGACAGCAGATTTTTGCTCTGGAAAAAACTTTTGAACAAACTAAATATCTGGCGGGACCTGAGAGAGCGAGGCTGGCTTATTCCCTGGGAATGACGGAGAGCCAGGTGAAG GTGTGGTTTCAGAACAGGAGGACTAAGTGGAGGAAAAAGCACGCAGCAGAGATGGCCACCGCGAAGAAGAAGCAGGACTCTGAGACGGAGCGTCTGAAGGGAAACTctgagcaggaggaagaggacgatgACTACAACAAACCTCTGGACCCGAACTCTGATGATGAGAAGATCACACAGCTGCTGAAGAAGCACAAACCGCTGCTGCACACATCCGAGAACGACAGCTCCTAA